Genomic segment of Arachis hypogaea cultivar Tifrunner chromosome 16, arahy.Tifrunner.gnm2.J5K5, whole genome shotgun sequence:
GAGTTTTCGAAGATTGGATCTACAATGAGTAAAAAAATGAAGCAAACCCTCCCTGCTTCCACCGTCATAGACCAATAGCGAGTTCAGAGAGATGCAATTCTCTGAAAGCTTCAAGAGAACCATGTCAACCACAGTCCTGCAAGTTCTGAGCTCAACTTCTTGGAGACCCTGCAAGCACTGACCGAAGGAAGAATAAGAACCACCGATACCTTGGCAGCTCCGAAGCTGTAACCGCCTCAGATTCTTGCAGCTCCTCCATAGCCAACCGATTCCCCAGTCGTCTCCACGGATTCCGACAAGACAGAGACTCTCCAGACCCAAATTAGAATCCGAAACAGCATAAGAATCTTGATCACTCAGCCAACCGCCATCAAGCGAATCGTCTGAGGACAAAACGATCGACAAGTCCCTCAAGCAAGGGAAAGAGAGGAGCCAGGTGAGGGTAATAGGCCTGGGGAGGGTAACAAATAGGGAAGTCAAACGGGTGCAGGATTTGGAGAGGGAAGAGAGGGAAGGGAGAGAAAGAGGGCCGGCGAGGAATCTGAGGTGGAGAAGGGTGTGGGAAAAGCAGGAATTGGAGACgagagaaagaaggtgggagGTGGTGGAAGGGGAAGGGTCAGAggaggagaggagagagagggaagagagggaaGGGTGTTGGGAGAGGAGAGAGGAAAGGGAAGGGAAGAGGTTGGGGTGAGGGATGAGACGAAGAGAGAGCGAGGTTGTAGAAGAACGGTAGAGGAAGAGCCAGCGCTTGCAGACAAGGGAGACCGAATACGAGGATGATGGGGGTAGCCTCTGGAAAATCTCTTGAAGGAGTTCATCACACAGGACTGTATCCATGTCTGGTTTCTGTCCCCGTGTGTGcgtgttttcttttatttattaagaagaaGGTGAGGGGATGGATGGATGGATGGATGGATTAGGTGAGAGGAAATGAAGTGAGGTTGAAACTTGAAAGGTGAAAGAAGGCGAAGCAACTTACTTGGAGACTTGAGGGCGTGTAAGCCACATCCTCCTATTGGGATTTGGTATCCATTTCTGTCAAACAGGAGCCGCTCTCACGTGTCAAACACCAcgcttctgttttctttttttcctttttctttattcccctcaaattaggattaggattcgcCGCCTTTCGTACAAATGTCAACCGCGCACGGCGGACGGGATGCTGCTTCCCCTTCCTATTTTCAAATCCTCCTGTTTCAATATTGATTGATTTTAGTCATCGGGTATATTTTAtattctcattttctttttcctcGTAGTCTTTTCAAGTATCCGGAATGATACAAATTTAGCCACTCTAGTTAGCTGGTTACACCAATTATTACACATCTAACACATATTTAACCATCAAATACACTAAGTAAATACAGATTAACTAGTTAGCTGGTTACACCAATTATTCAATAAATTTAACCATCAAATATAAACACTAAGTAAATACAGATCAAATATTTAAATAAgcctctaaaaaatttaaatatttaaataagtcTCTGAAAAAAAATCTAACTCCAACGATATATTCTCGAATAAACTTTTGTTctttaaaaacattttaaaattatttctatcaaaaagattgatttttttaaaaaaaagttcatgtctataataatatttttaaaatttatctatttcgtaataaaatttattaaaaatttatcattacatattacaaatttaattaaaaactacAATTATCTGAAGagagtaatttttgaaaatttttaaaataataaaatctattttttataaaatttaaaatatcttatataaaatttattaaaaattaatttagatatttttaatcaTAAATATATAACACCGAATTTACAAATTTAAGTGTATGTTATTATTTTctatactaaaatttttttaaagaattttaatttttaaatagatCTACATTGAGTAATATTATAGAGTGAACACTCAACTCGATCTTTGTCCATTTTAAATTAGGACAGCAAttccagtaaaaaaaaaaaaatacagccaTGTTGGCCCTGTCCGTCCCAAAGTGAGCCATCGCGGCCCCTCTATCATATTCCTTGACCAAATTTGACAGAAAAATCTTATGTGACAGTTACCGGCGCTGATGTGGTGAAGTTAGTGGTGTTGGACATCCACTCGAACCAGCTTAGAAGCCTACCGAACTCCATTGGCGGCCTCTGTAAGCTTAAGGTCTTGAACTGAGTGCCAACACTTCAACAAACT
This window contains:
- the LOC112755191 gene encoding F-box protein At5g51380, which translates into the protein MDTVLCDELLQEIFQRLPPSSSYSVSLVCKRWLFLYRSSTTSLSLRLIPHPNLFPSLSSLLSQHPSLSSLSLLSSSDPSPSTTSHLLSLVSNSCFSHTLLHLRFLAGPLSLPSLSSLSKSCTRLTSLFVTLPRPITLTWLLSFPCLRDLSIVLSSDDSLDGGWLSDQDSYAVSDSNLGLESLCLVGIRGDDWGIGWLWRSCKNLRRLQLRSCQGIGGSYSSFGQCLQGLQEVELRTCRTVVDMVLLKLSENCISLNSLLVYDGGSREGLLHFFTHCRSNLRKLDLRLPLDLDNSHLFAVAANFRGLVTLRLQSCCLVTGEGLKALAIAAASNGLEELALINCDVVERELGLLATLGQHLRALRKLDLSHSEMLLDKELISMLVSCVNLIELRLRGCKRLTGAAMVSILRSCKRLETLDIVHCFGIESEAIEMFMKNSPRLRRIQVEEHKLSDAARMWASNKFIQVVV